The DNA segment cgTGGTGGTAAATCCCTTCTCCCCAAACAAATTGGTCTCAAGTTCGACCCTTTTATGTAACgtgttttgtttcttttttagCAACTCACTGGACATGGTTTAGCATTTTTGAATCATTCTATGAGGATTAATTGCTCCCATCATGGCTATCATTATTGGGAACAACATACCAATATTATTTAATCCTTATTAATGTGATTGAAATATGTAAATACAAGAATTTGGTGAGGTAACTGAATTACTTACGTGTAGTAACTTGAGCCCAGATGATAATTTTAGTACGTCTAATGTTTAAAAGATAAGGTTGGTTGAGTTATATCAGTTTGATTTTCGTAGGAATAACTTAAAATTtttgtgatgtttttttttttttttttcatttcaatGGCATCTTTTGTTTACTGTGTGTTTTCTAATGAGTAACGATCATATAGTTTTATCTGATATTGTATTTTATTATGTTTCTCGCCCCGCCCCGACCGATAATTGACCCGAAAATTCTAACGTTTAGTTGTAAAAATCTTAACAGTGAAAATCGGACTCTAGTGGAAAAAAATACTGAGTCCGCCAGTGCCCTTAACCATTAAGCCAAGAAATCAGTTTGTGTTTTTACTTATTTACGATTTTTTGTACCAATCTCAATCTTAGTTGAATCGATCAAATAAGTAAAGATGCCAAATGATGTGGGGCTAGGCTAATTTTGGTATAAATGCATACAAAAAATCGACATCGAATCCTTTATAGTCAATAGCCAGCCGTTTACTTGGTCtatgacaaaattaccctttgtatTGTTCAAACAAAATTATTAATGAGACTCTTTAGTATACGGTGATAAACTAGTAAGACTAGAGGGTATGGTTCGGCTCATCCCCACGGGGATGAGcctccacgtaggcgccacgtaggcGGCTCGTGGGGGATGAGCCAAATGAAGGATGGAgggggatggaggatggggccccacctcattattttataatttcttttgttttaatttaataaCCCAAGGTAATAAAatctttataaaatttaaaaaacacaatataaaacaacataaaataatttcatttcataacataaaaataaaaaaaattacatttcctaaaaaaaaaataccgaaactaaaaaataaaaaaagcctACGAAGtctaaaatttaaaacaaacacaCTACTCGTCTTCGTCTTCGCCTTCGGCTCCGTCATCGTCCACCATGTTAACGTTGTTCCAAATATGTTCTACCAGATCTTGTTGAAGGTTTGCATGCGTGAAGTCGTTTGTTAGCGAgaacgagtttaaatcctgttGTGGGGGATCAACCGGGACAGTGTTCCCCCAAGATGCATTCTCATCATACTCACAAATCGCCCGACCCTCGTCTTCAATAATCATGTTATGGAGCAAAATGCAAGCGTACATACAAAGACGCAGCCTTTTTGGGGTGAACGCACGTGCCGGTTGTGCAAGGATGGCCCATTTTTTTGTAAGACACCAAAAGCACGTTCGATGTCTTTTCTTGCCGCTTCTTGACGCTTCGCAAATTTTTTCCGTTTTTCGTCCTCGGGATATGGAATAGTCTTCACAATTGTAGACCAAGACGGATATATCCCGTCAGCAAGATAATACCCACGTCTATACTCTACCCCAGAAACTGTAAAACGTGTGTCCGGTCCCGTTCCATTAACGACATCGGTAAAAATGGCCGATTGGTATAACACGTTGAGGTCGTTGAGTGAACCAGGGAGACCAAAGAAAGAATGCCATATCCACAAATCTTGTGATGCCACAGCTTCAAGTATCACGGTTGGATATCCGTGATCACCTCGCGTATATTGGCCGCGCCACGCAGTCGGGCAACTATGCCACTCCCAATGCATACAATCAATGGTACCAAGCATTCCCGGAAACCCGTGCCTTGCTTCATGAGCTTGGTACAACTGTTGAACATCATACGCGTTTGGTTTCCGCAAATACTTTTTGCTATACAGTTTCACCACATTATGGCAAAACCGATACAAACATTCCCGCGTAGTTCTTGCCGACATCTGTAAATACTCGTCCAAAGCGTCGGCCACTGTCCCGTACGCCAGTTGTCGAATGGCCGCAGTACACTTTTGTAACGTTGTAAACCCTTGATAATTTCGAGCATCAGGACGTTGCGTGAAAAACGGGTCTAGCCCCGCCAAATCATTGGCAATCCTTGTGAATAAGCGGCGACTCATTCGGAACCTGCGTCTAAAAATGTCGGCGTTGTAAAGTGGCTCATCCGAAAAATAATCGTTCACCAATTTGTCGTGCGCTCCTGTCATATATAATATATAAGTACGAGTTAAAAAAAATAAGGACAATGAAATTTTGTAATGAAAACCTTGGCGGTCTCTGTTAATGCGTATTCATGTGGTAATAACATTTTCACCaatttcttcctcttcctcttcctcttcctcttcctcttcgatTAAAATCTGTCCCGCCCGTAGTACAGCGTTTGCGAAAAACATCTCCTCTTCGTCATCCGAAGACGAGGGCCACCAAGGATTAGAAGCCATTGTGGgtaaaaagatattttttttataaaagtaggGAGAATTTGGTATAAAAGTGAGAGGGTTTTGGGTTGAAAGTGGGGAAATAATAGTGAAAGTGGGTGAtcatatataaaaaaatgaatttttttttaaaggaaaGAGCCGTTACAATGGCTATATTATTTGAAAGAGGGTCGGCCCACCCGGCGGTGGGTGGCCGTTTGCGCCGATAGCCGAagcaggggggcggtgtgggggtccggcgccgggccaagccggcccccataccttctagtctaagTAGTTGTTGTTGAACACGCTATAATTTAAAATCCTAGTTGGATTGTGGGTGGATAGAGTAGTAGACTAGTTGGAAAATTTGGAAAGCATTAATGGaaattaatttaataaaattattaataagTCTCTTCGATATGTAGTGATAAACTATTGAGTAGAGTTTTTCTCGTatcatttaatttgtttttattagaatttatgtctctaattaaatctacaagtagtgATACCCGTATGTTAACACGGGTGGTTTTTAGAAATTCATGCATACCACATTTTAATACAAAGTATAGATAGGTGTATAGATATTGtgatttttagtttagtttttcttttaattaattaatattaaattagtCATGAATTATTCTCACAAATCTTGCATGTTGATGCATTTGAACTCTGATTTACAACTAAATAAATAATCAGCCTAAACAAATAATCGAAAGTTAGTCACTACCTTTCATCATAAAAAGCGAGAACTACTATTTTACTTTGCCGAATGTTCATATCTGTTGGAAATGTGTTTATCAAACTTCAATACAGAAGTTATAAAACATCAAACGAATATGCTAAAAACTTAAAATCTTTACTTTGAAAAAAATCAatagaatttgaatacaacttaaCTTTCAACAAACGTTAACTACGATCATACAATCACCTGCCTCAACAACTTTCACCAAAGCCCAATCAAGAGTCTCTTACCCAGCAACATCTCCTTTGCTACATGTTATGTCCTGGCTACATATGCTGCTGGAAACAGTGCCGCAGCTGTTGatccaacaatctccctatagaacagatgatgccaaaatcCTTCTTTATTACTGATCTTTATTTCTGATCAACATCTTCCTGATTTGTCCTTTGAATGGTAGTTCTAAGTCCAGGGAgaacatgtcttcttcatcatccctttCAAGTTGAAGGTCCAATAAATTTTGGAGATCGTATGCATTCAGACCACATGCACTCTCCATTTTAAGcttttcaacactaccatctgaCCTAatcaaagtcaatacgtgggtgtCTGAGGATGACTTCCACTTTACTATTTTTGGATCAGATGGTTTTCTTGAGACAAGACttattgaagatgagtttggtgattgtggTTTGCTGACTAAATTTGCAACTGTTTCTTTGAGTTGAGAAGTAAGTAAGTCAGCAGCAGGGTCAATGTGGTAATCAAACAGACACTTTATTGCCTCTTTTCTGTGTTCTTCATACTTCTGCTCAACTTCCTCATCAGTCTGCTTTTGCCTTTTTAATTGTCTTAAGGCAATTGTAGATAAAGTAGATGCTGAGAGAAGCTTTTTGGGAGTATGAGTCTGTTGAGGCAAGGAAACAGTTGTAGGATAGACTGGCTTTTGAGGATCTTTGGGATCTTTAGCTCTGAGTTCTTCCAGCTTTTTGTAGGTCTCAACTATGTTGAGTTTAGACCATCTAGCAATGGATCTAGCTAAACCATAATCAGCAGccacaagctctgctctcattcttTTAAGCTTTAATGCCTCATCTGGAACCACTTGTTTGATTTTCTTCCAGTTAGGTGGAGTTGCCTTTACCAAAGGATCATTACGCATTTTTGTGATTCTTTCAATTTCTTCCCTAAGAGCATTTGATGACCAGTCTTTGAATTGAGCTCTGGTTGCTTTATATGGTTTGTGCTTCATAATTTGTTCAACATAATCATCCCTCAGTTCCTTCTCAAGCTCAGGATTTATTGGTCTCTCAGACATGGATTTACTCACATCCTTAGCAAAGTCTTCAAGTTTTCTAACTTTGCTAAGCTCATGTGATAAGCGTTCCCGGTATTTCCTGTCATCCATCCCTATGCTATTCTCTCTTGCTATAAGCTCGGCCTGTCTTGCTTTAATTTCAAATACTCATCTAAGTTTTGAGGTTGCCTATAGCCATAAAGTGATGGGAAGGATCTATTTAATGTATCTTCTATTGTGAAGAATGACTCAATTTCACCTTTAACAATGGCTACCTCCAGAGGATATTGAGCTGCCAGGGGAATGACTTATGGTAGTGTAGCAATTGGAAGGGATGAAGTGGGTTTTCTGGGTGGAAGTGATGAGGATTGAATGTTTTGAATGGGGCAGATGATACGGAGATTGCTGATTTAATTTCTCATCGTCTTCTAGCACAACATGAGTTTTTCTCTTGCATGTGGACTTGATTTGTGGTGAAGGAGAACGTTCTGGTGGTGAGGGTGGATGTGTGGGAACTCTTTGTGATGTTGGAGGTGGTTGGGTTGTTGGTGGTGCAGTGAAAATGATCATGGCAGACGTTTGACAAACATCTGCTGATACTTTTGTTGTATCAGCATCTGTTGGGTGaattggtgatgatggtggtgaagcTATTTTCTGCTTCTTTTGTGGTGGTTGTTGTGGAGAAGTTTGGTTTTGGGTTTAGTAGTGGATACATATTTTGTAGGAGTAGCAGTGGTTTTTGGAAGGGTGGCAATTGGTGGTCTGACTTTTCCAGTAGACTTCCTTCTTTTTGAAGTACAAATATTTTCCTTTTTTCCTTCTACTTTGCCTGTTCTTTCAACCAATTTGAAGCTTTGCTTTCCTTTTTATCTTGCTTCTTCTGCTTTTCCAAAGCTATCTCTTCAGCTTTCTTGTTTAGGGTCTCATCAATCCCTTTTTCCTTTCCAGCTTCTGAAGCTTTTACAGAAGATTTTTGTTGAGCAGACTCTGGTTGTTGTTGCACCTTTGGTTTTGGTTTAGCTTTTGAATCAGGTAGCAACTTTCTCAGTgaatctttctcccccttttgggcatcatcatcatcatcatcatcatcatcatcatcatcatcatcatcatctttcttaaaGATTGGTGTAGGGGTAGAGCCAGTAACTTTGAGCACATGTTTCTTAATGCCCCTAATGTCTGCTTGTGTATCTTTATACCTAGCATCAACCATAATTCTGATAAGTTCCATGTGGGAGTTATGGTTGCTTTCAGCCAAATTCCTTTGAGCTTAAAGGATGGGTTGCAtagaattccaaagctcattggcaATTTGCTGAGTGCTAGGTTGACTTTTAGAAAGCTCTATCATTTGcttcatcatttctttcatttCAGCAATAGATGTTTCCATGGTAGACATTCTATCTGCCAAATCTTTATATCTTAATTCATCACCTAATTTAATAGGTTCATCTGAATTCCCACCCGTGGTGGttgtatttgttttgataataggagaagaCTCCAAATCATCATAAACAAATGGCCTTTttttcttggttctggggacttcctACTAGAGCAGAGGTTACAGTTGTAGCCTCAACAGTGGTttccttcaagggagtcttaagtatgaaaccactgtccaactgtaaatcAATGgattcaacagttgtagtggctgctccacttgaactaccaccaagagtttcgtgaaactcaaggggtgtaacctacTCAACTGTTTGTGGGATAACAAATTGAATTGGTTTAGACAGTCATTTGTTGGGTTATATTCTCATTAATGTGTGAGTGAGAGGGACTGTTTTGAGTCTGAATTTCAGTTGCTTCAAACAGAGGTATTATTGTTGGTGGAATTTGGGGAGAGGGTTGTGGTGTAGAAAGTGATATTGCCCTGGGAGGAGGGCTTTTAAGCATATTTTCAAATGAAAGGCATGCTTCATGATGTGATGTCACTGTACTAACAAggtgatccttttgtgaggatgcatgAGGAGTTTGgaggggttgagatctttccaactgttgtgaggaagtagcagtagtggtttcaagtgacatttgtgttgtcactgggttaacctctgggatctcatcttccagaagaccctttttattttgttttgttttggtggAATTTTTGGATGTGACGGGtttctttttgggttttgctAGTGTGCATTTCACAACACCGGTTGTGGGTCATGATCACtaggagcagtgggctcaacaacaGAGGTTTGAGCAACATATGTGGATGCATCTCAAACAGGCTCATCcccctttgtttgtgtttttgaaacttttgacccTTTATCCATAAGTCTGGTAAAAGTTTCACTtgtaagactatttatttgaaaagctacACCTTATTCAAAATTtgtttgtgacacttgttttcgtaggtaatagcttagaagtcttggataCAACATAAAAGCATTATTAGCACCCTTTTTCACTTTTTTCACATTAGTCACCAAATCAGAAAACAGTGCCTGGGATAAATTGTAATCGGATTTTGTTAAAACAGCATATCCCAAATACTAAATTTTTAAAGGTATCTCATTAAATGTGGTGGTCTTGGCTGAGAGACAAGTTAAAAGAGTATGGAAAAAAATTCCTTTGGCGGAGGGAAGTTTGGTTTGAAAATAGTAACTCCCTTTAATTGtgcatcataccctctttcaatgaaccCTGTATGAAGTTCATGCTTTTCAAAGTTGGTCTTACCTGCCAAGTCGTCCAATGCAAATGTAGTGGAAATTGTAGATGGGGAAATTCGAACCGGACTTTTTCCGACTTTAGATGTGATGGCAACCGGCTTAATATTTTTAGACTGTATTTCAGCTTTAGCCCAAAATTTTCAGAGTGTATTGTATGAACTGAAGCATCAGTAGTAAGGATTGCTTTGTATTTTGATGACATTAAAATGTCAATTATTGAATGAAAGCTGgtatttttgctggttttctcgaAGATGGGGAGGTAGTTATGAGGGTTTTAGATGTTTAGAGCCATGATCGGAAAGAAAGTGATAATGGAAACTGCttttgagaattttgaattcGGGACGGCAGTGGTAGAAGCTCGGTGGGGATGAAACAAGGTTTATATAGagtgaaaaagtgaatgctgacgtggcctAAATGGCTGCATTTGACAAGCCTTTTCTGTCATACGGATTGCTCTGTGAGTAGTATGCTAAATTTAATTGATGTATACGCTAAATGTATATACAAATAAAAGTGACTAGTACGCCTGTTTTGTGGTACCTTTGATGCAGGCCGACGATTTGTTATGTAACACTGGATATGACGATGCTGAACATTTGGAAAAGTTCAGAAGGATTTAGAATGCGTGTTTGACACTGTTTGACAATGTATATACAAACAAGCACCGTGATCGAATAATGGCCTAAGTGGCTGCATTTGACAAGGCGAAAAAGACTTTTGTTTAGTTGACTGCATGGCAGACCATAAATGCATACATAGACTTTTGTTTGGTAGCCAAAGTGGCTGGTTTTTGAAATTGCACTGTGAACTTTGTTTAAAAGGCTTTAGACGTTGGTTAATGTTCATATTTTCTTTATTTATCAAAGTATTGTGTGTGTTGCATATTTTGGGTATTTTGTACTAAATCTTGCTTTGATAAATGGTTTGAAACTGGGTGGTACAGCTGGTGTCCAATACCTATTCCTATTGGGACTTTCGTATACATTACTAGCAACCGATTCTAGACATTTAAAGTACTCAAAAGATTAAATATACACACAAAACAATGAAGGATAAACTAAAAGCAAAATGCATTCTACGCATCCGTATATCGAATATACATAAAAACAACTAAAACATACATGATCTGTACATTTGTGTATCGCTCGGGGGAAACATAAAACCATAAACCTCAAGAAAAATTTTCACTATACACCTGTGCATATACACATAACTTTTTAGCTGACATTTATCTCAAAACCACTTGACCTCTTTCTCAACATAAACTAACTGTCATAAAAAGTCAGCTTCTTCTTTAATCTATCGACTTATGACCTGCAACTCCTGCAATTCTTTTTATCTTTTCTATCAATTTTGTGATTCACGATCACATTCTAATACCTCTAAACACTCATTCAGATCTTATAACTACAACAATCTGCAAGTTGCTAATTCTATCTAAATAACCCGATCAACACGATCCAATCAACTCAGATCCAAtttgaacaacaacaacagctcagACTTTGAACTTAGATTCAGATAATTTTTTTATagtttgaaaaacaaaaattttgaaatatgtttcgatcagactGAACTGTGTGTGTATCACA comes from the Helianthus annuus cultivar XRQ/B chromosome 4, HanXRQr2.0-SUNRISE, whole genome shotgun sequence genome and includes:
- the LOC110927574 gene encoding uncharacterized protein LOC110927574, with the translated sequence MLGTIDCMHWEWHSCPTAWRGQYTRGDHGYPTVILEAVASQDLWIWHSFFGLPGSLNDLNVLYQSAIFTDVVNGTGPDTRFTVSGVEYRRGYYLADGIYPSWSTIVKTIPYPEDEKRKKFAKRQEAARKDIERAFDEGRAICEYDENASWGNTVPVDPPQQDLNSFSLTNDFTHANLQQDLVEHIWNNVNMVDDDGAEGEDEDE